Within Rhodopirellula halodulae, the genomic segment TAGTATCCGAACCGGTCGGCAACCACAGTTGACAAAGCCACCAGTGGAACAAGTGCGAGCATCATCAGGCTTCCAAGACTGACCAGTTTGAACTCGTCTTTGAAACTCGCTTTCCAGGTTGACTTCAACATGAATTGGAAAAAGAGCGATGTCGCAACCAGAGTCATGACGCGAAAGATTGCCCCGGCTGCTTCCACGTTGGATTCGATATAGCGGGACTGCATGACCTCAGCACTTCGAGTGCTTGCCAAGGCGATGACGCCGGGAATAGCAAGTAGTCCACTAAGAATCAAGCGGTTTCGGGTGTATTCGCCGGTTACCAAGGGAGCAAGTAAAAGGAATACTAAAGCGCTATTGTGAAAACTGCCTCCGATGATAACGAAAGCAACAAAAGGGATGAGCTTTTTGTCAACAAAAGCGTTGTAGGCGAAGCATAGCATTCCGATCCCCATAGCTTGACGCACGGCTGACATCGGCATGTTGATGATAAGGATTGGAAAACACAGGACAAAAAATCCCAGCGGATCTGGTTGTCGCTTTGCTAGTGCATGCAGCCCAGCGAAGAATATCATTGACGAAAAGACATTGACCGAAGGGTAAGGCCAGTGCATTTCGTGGATAAACTCGTTCAGTAACCAGTATCCAGGCTCGCTTCTGGTCGACGCATCGAGATAGTCAGACCACTGTTGGATCCGGAAGATATTGAGGTAACCGCTCCAGTCTGGTCCTACTTCGAACCGAAATGCTGAAAACAGAAAAATCGAAATCAGGCAGGCTGAATACAGGAGTTTGCTGTTCTCCGTTCCGACGCGATTGCTGGAACGAATCAAAATCAAGGCAACGAAGATGATTAAATAGAGCATGTGAATTGTAAAACGTGTTTGTCGAACACCACTACACTCTCGTCTGCGGCATCATGATGGACGAAGTATCCTCGCGTAAATGTCTTTGTACTTTTCGGTCCCCGAGTGGAGCGAAAAGGTCTCTTCAGCGGCGCGTCGACACCGTTGCGGTAGTTCGGGATCTCGTTCCAGTTGTTGAAGTGCTGACCACGCGCGGGGCATGTCATCGAGCGTGTTTTCTTTGACCA encodes:
- a CDS encoding EpsG family protein; translation: MLYLIIFVALILIRSSNRVGTENSKLLYSACLISIFLFSAFRFEVGPDWSGYLNIFRIQQWSDYLDASTRSEPGYWLLNEFIHEMHWPYPSVNVFSSMIFFAGLHALAKRQPDPLGFFVLCFPILIINMPMSAVRQAMGIGMLCFAYNAFVDKKLIPFVAFVIIGGSFHNSALVFLLLAPLVTGEYTRNRLILSGLLAIPGVIALASTRSAEVMQSRYIESNVEAAGAIFRVMTLVATSLFFQFMLKSTWKASFKDEFKLVSLGSLMMLALVPLVALSTVVADRFGYYLIPIQTVIFARIPFMLRDDQYRRLFSIAPYAGLFLLFAVWTQQSWIFQLTYIPYQTWLFGFPSGSRY